The Leptidea sinapis chromosome 6, ilLepSina1.1, whole genome shotgun sequence genome segment atatattagagaTAACTTACAAACGTTACAGCCAACAGGAACTATTGTGACAATTTTATTGAATGTGAAACGCACTTTGGATTTAACCGCAACCTTCACAACATTCAAATTTGTGTTTGCGTTAGAAGGGTGCCGACTGCCGAACGGTAGCTTTAAAGCTACATTTCCTCAATAGGACAAGCATAAAATTGCGatgctgctcaaaattttgtgttttttcaagagcggcactgcattgtaatgagtagggctTATCACTTACCATAAGGTGTATGAAGGTACTAGGTACGTCTTGCACGTGTCGTTACTTTGAGgcataagatattaaaatagTCCTATAAATACTTTTTCAAATAGTACGTTACTCTTTGGTTTATACAGTTGCACAGAGTACTTTTAGTTATACAGAGTAGGTTACCGATTGCGATTAGGTATTAGAAGTCCTAGCTAATTTCCCctaatttaatattcacaatctgtatttttaatgtatccGGAACACAGTGTTCTGTGAACCGGAAAGTAGAACTCCAAAGTTTTTACATACCTAATAATTAAGTTGGGTATTGTTACTTTGAACTTTCAAGTTTATATAAAAGTACTGTAAGATTGTTAGTTGTTGCCAAAAAGGAcataagttataatttaaaaaaatttttaagaatttataataaaaaatatctagcAGTGTCGGATTATATACCCATTTtgtagatttgaaaaattaaagtGCTAGAGCAACAGTTTATTCATCTTTGTAATAAATTTCGATATTTGTTATCAACTTACGCTATAGGTctaataataaagattaaaatCCTCTGGacaagtaattaatataaattatttacatgtatgaagattatatgtattttcattGTGTGTGAAGATTCttgcttataaaataaattgcattGTACGtgaaatggatttaattgaTTCTATTAAAAAGGATAAAGCATATCTCAAATGTAAATCAATAGTAAAAACATGggaaaaagaatttaaaaataagcatTCGAGAATTCCTTCAAAGTTTGACATAAAGGAAGCTCCAGCAAGTATTAAATATGCGTACAAAAAGTATTTCCAGCTTAAAACTGAAGCCCTTGAAAACTCTTTGTCAATATGTGATTTTGAAGATGAGGTCCTCAAATCTCCTGAAACCCCCAATTTATTAGAATGGGCTTCTAAAAACACACCTGAAAAGATTTCCCAAGAAACCTTACCCAATCTTCCAACTGGTCAAGAATTAGACACATTATTAACAACAgcaaaaatgaaagaaaataaaacaccaAGCAATACCTTTACTGAAAACTTatcaaaaaagttatttaaaagcAAAACATTTTCACTTAGAAATCCAAGAAAACTCTCACTACCTAAGCACTTATCACAATTTAGTcaagaaaagaaaaatgatAGTAACATAATTGAGGACAGCAGTTTTCATGATACATCAAATGATCTATGTGTGGATGTTAAGTCACAAGAGATTCAATCAAATGATTCGGGTAATGAAACTATTGCTAATGGGTCCttaaatattagttatataaGTTGTGCAAGCAATAGGACTACTGATAGACAATTAAGTGTAACTAATTCATATAAAGATACTACACTACGACAAATAGATGTAGGTTGGATTGAAAGAGCTACTGGAAGTAGTAAaggaaatataaatttttctaCTGAACATTCTGAAAACTTAGAAACACATTCAAATGAGCCTGAATTTAAGGAAGTTGAACAAACAGGTAGTAAACACAATGATAACCACCAGAGGTTTGGATTGAGTAATATTCCTTCATGCAAATTGTCTGATAATAAGCAGgttgatattattgaaaacagtGAGTCAGACGATGATGACATTCAGTTGGCTAAGTTAAAGCCAGCACTGAAAAAACGTAAATTAAATATACCGAATAGGAATATGAATAATGATGAAAGGCATAAAGAAAACACACAGGAGAGTAtatgtgttaataataaaaatcaaacagGTAAAAAAAGTAAGAAGTTGAAAAAAGACAAAGTTCCTAATAAATTGAACGACTTATCGAGCAAACCACCGGACTTGGTTGAGTTTTTACCCTTTGGAGTAGATGAGAAGGTTAATCCAAGACATTCTAATATTACTGATATTTTAAACACATTAGGAACAGTTCAAAGTAAGGAAGTTTCAGCTGAAGGAACCAAATTAGAAGGTATAATGCAAAAGAAAATTGAAAGTGGTACTTTGAATGAAAACTTTGTCAAAATTAATATAGAGAAAAAAGTTTATGCACGGGGTAAGAAGGGGATTAAGTATtctaaatacaaaaaacaattatggaAGGATAAAAAAGCTCTTCATGCTGGAATGGAATTTCCAGATTCAGGAAAGATATCCTGTTTTAAATGTGGGTTACATGGTCATATGGCCCGCTACTGCACAGctcataaagaaaataatttattaccacttgaagattttgatgaaaatagcATACCTACCCTTGATGAGATGCAAAATTTAGTCAATCAGAATACAAAGAATACTTTTGTTGAAGATGAACTACAATCATGTGTCTATGAAGGAAGCAAAATACCTGATACTTTTATGAAGATGCTGTCAGAAAATCCTGGCAATGACAACACTGTAAATCCAATAAATACAAGTCATGAAGAGCTTCTTAATGTATTACAGATGTTTGGATACAACACATTTAGACCAGGACAGGATACTACAATTAAACGTATACTATCCGGTTTATCAACTCTGTTGATTTTGTCAACTGGTGGTGGAAAATCTTTGTGTTACCAAATACCAGCATATATTTATAGCCAACATTATAAGTGTATAACATTAGTAATATCTCCCCTTGTTTCATTAATGGAAGATCAAGTGCTGAGTATGCCTGAATTTTTAAAAGCTGGATGTTTACATACTAATCAACCACCCACCCAGAGAACGAAAATAATTGATTTAGTCAAAGAGGGACATATAAACATATTACTGATTTCCCCTGAAGCTCTTATTTCTGGGGATAATTCTAATGGATTTGCTGGACTTTTTAAATCTTTGCCAAGAATTGCATTTGCATGTATAGACGAGGCACACTGTGTTTCTCAATGGAGCCATAATTTTAGACCAAGTTATTTAATGATCTGCAGAGTTTTGCAGGAAAAATTAAAAGTGAAGTGCATACTAGGTTTGACTGCAACGGCTAGTAAGACAACTATTGGAAGTATCATTGACCATATCAAGGTCCCGGATGGAATGAGTGGTGTTGTGACTAATCCATCATTACCAAATAATCTTTATCTATCAATGTCTATTGAAAAAGATAAAGATAAGGCCTTAATAGCTTTGTTGACTTCTGACAAAATTTATTCATTCTGCtcaataatagtatattgtaTCAGAAGAAATGAATGTGAAAGAGTAGCGGCTATAATAAGATCATGTTTATCAGAACCAGGAAAAGTGAACATGGAAGAGAAAAGTAAAAAGCGGAAAAGAATGTCTTACATTGCTGAAACATACCATGCTGGCATGTCGGCAGCTCAgcgtaaaaaaattcaaaaacattttatgGATGGAACATTAAAAGTTATTGTAGCAACTGTGGCCTTCGGTATGGGTATAAACAAGTCAGACATAAGATGCATTATTCATTACAACATGCCCCCAAGCTTCGAGTCTTATGTTCAAGAAGTTGGTAGAGCTGGTAGAGATGGAAAGCCAGCTTATTGTCATCTTTTAATGAGCAGTgctgaaaatgataaaaatgaattactaaAGCACATTTATGCTAATTCTATAGACAGACCAATAATTAGAAAGCTTCTCCAAAAAGTTTTTATTCCTTGCAAGTGTGCACCACAATCAAATGATAATATGCCCTTGTCGAGATGTAATGGTCATGAAGTAGGTATCCCTATTGACAGCACAGTTGAAGAACTAGACTTGCCATCTGAAAACATAGCTACACTTTTGTGCTATGTGGAGCTgcataaaaaacattacattaaagtactcaacaatgcttacacaatgTGCAAAATCTCATCTTATGGAGGTccaaacaaaattttagaagCTGCAAAGACATGCCCTCCTCTTGCAATGGCGTATTTAATAGAAGGTAAGAAGAACAATGATGTGACAAAGCAGAGCATATTAGAATTCAATATTATAGAAGTTGCAGCTGCAATTGGTTGGGAAAGTGGAATGACTAAATACCATATTAAAAATTTAGAATGGATAACAAACAATGGTGCTGCTAAAAGGTCCAATTTGAAAGTTGAGCTACATACACTTGGTTATAGAATTAAGGCACCAGGTGATCTAAGTGCTACAGAGCTGGACAATGTTCTGGATGATTTGCATAAACTTGTCACAAACCAAGAAAGGAGAGCTTTGTATCAGCTAGAAGAAATACACAACACATTCAAACAGCTTTGTACATATTCTTGTGAGAGGATGAATTTTACAGAAGAAGTCCTACAAGAAAAATCAGATGCACTGAAAAAAGTAATTGATAATTATTTCGAGCGAACCGAAACCGTTGCTGAAATGATGGTATTGGAGAAAAGACCAATCAATGTTGAACAAGTAACATCAGATGTTCGCGCATTAATTGCAACATATAAAGATTGCAGTTTTACTGGACGTAGTGTTGCAAGAATATTTCAAGGAATTTCATCTCCAAACTACCCAGCTTTAGTGTGGGGCCGCTGCCGATACTGGCGCTCCCATCTGTCAGAAGACTTTAATGAACTAGTCCAAATAGCAACTCGTCAAATAATTCAAATGAAATTgtaaacttatatttagttcTTGTGAATACAGTAATAAAAACAGCAGCCATAAGCCATGTTTTATTTAAGGACgcaatgaatatttttgtatttagagGTTTGTCGCATTTGAAGTAAAAGATTTGTTCTTTTCATAATTTTGGTACCGAATTGGACGACAAAAGTGTGTATGGTTTGGTTTTAATTACacgatgataagtgatcaccgccacataTATCTTCCTGCGTCATTTAAGGGATCACACACAGGCGCTTTGCTGGTGTTTTAGAAAAGTGGACACTTTTTTTCAAGTAGGTAAGCATGTCGTATCGAACTGGATGTTACCAGAGTTTCGTGCAAGCAAGTTCATTCATTCCATAGTTCGTGGAAGGTAAGATTCCTTGAAACTGTGGAAGAACTAAATAGATTTTGGTAGTAAGGATGGGTTCAAAGATGGAATTCTGCTGtagaaatcaggtcaaacagatCTTAGCAACACTCACTTAGTGCGGCAAAAGACAcattgaagcgacgtctctccgCAGCGCTATCAGATCGGGTCGTAAATAGTACCTATAGTCCGACAActacgtgcgcgaccgtcccacgtGGTGACAGACGGTGGCGGGGTTTTATCACCCCGTACGGCAGTCTCACGCGTTCCCCGCGATGCCACTCTCTACCAGATAACATCTTTAGTACCCCGTCCCCTCCACCTTAcgtctgtcaccccgtgggacggtcgcgcaccaAGTTGTCGGACTATAATTCCACACTTGGTACAGCTCTGAGCCCTGGATCATCTGATGCTAAGTGACCACGACCGCCAATGCCCCTTGCATTGCTAGAGGAATCTCCAGTGATATAGAACATTGAAAGATGGCTCCCAACAATCTAAGTTTTCATTTCTTTACAGAGTGTTAACTGACACTTAAGAACTTATACATAGGTAAAcgataataaaagaaattcgATTGTGATATTTATTGCTGACTTTTcataaatcttttaaaaagcATGAGGTTGAAACAAAACATGAAGTAAACTCTGAATATATTTGCAAATACAACTGAATAATAATTCGCTTGTTGCCAAAAGACAATACTGTCAATGTGACCCGTTCGGGAATATATTCCAAAGAGTCCTAATCAGTTTACATGCGGtggtacaaatttgtaaaatattttcttcgattttatttataattttccccACACTTGTTGTTGGGTTTGAACTTA includes the following:
- the LOC126964958 gene encoding ATP-dependent DNA helicase Q4 produces the protein MDLIDSIKKDKAYLKCKSIVKTWEKEFKNKHSRIPSKFDIKEAPASIKYAYKKYFQLKTEALENSLSICDFEDEVLKSPETPNLLEWASKNTPEKISQETLPNLPTGQELDTLLTTAKMKENKTPSNTFTENLSKKLFKSKTFSLRNPRKLSLPKHLSQFSQEKKNDSNIIEDSSFHDTSNDLCVDVKSQEIQSNDSGNETIANGSLNISYISCASNRTTDRQLSVTNSYKDTTLRQIDVGWIERATGSSKGNINFSTEHSENLETHSNEPEFKEVEQTGSKHNDNHQRFGLSNIPSCKLSDNKQVDIIENSESDDDDIQLAKLKPALKKRKLNIPNRNMNNDERHKENTQESICVNNKNQTGKKSKKLKKDKVPNKLNDLSSKPPDLVEFLPFGVDEKVNPRHSNITDILNTLGTVQSKEVSAEGTKLEGIMQKKIESGTLNENFVKINIEKKVYARGKKGIKYSKYKKQLWKDKKALHAGMEFPDSGKISCFKCGLHGHMARYCTAHKENNLLPLEDFDENSIPTLDEMQNLVNQNTKNTFVEDELQSCVYEGSKIPDTFMKMLSENPGNDNTVNPINTSHEELLNVLQMFGYNTFRPGQDTTIKRILSGLSTLLILSTGGGKSLCYQIPAYIYSQHYKCITLVISPLVSLMEDQVLSMPEFLKAGCLHTNQPPTQRTKIIDLVKEGHINILLISPEALISGDNSNGFAGLFKSLPRIAFACIDEAHCVSQWSHNFRPSYLMICRVLQEKLKVKCILGLTATASKTTIGSIIDHIKVPDGMSGVVTNPSLPNNLYLSMSIEKDKDKALIALLTSDKIYSFCSIIVYCIRRNECERVAAIIRSCLSEPGKVNMEEKSKKRKRMSYIAETYHAGMSAAQRKKIQKHFMDGTLKVIVATVAFGMGINKSDIRCIIHYNMPPSFESYVQEVGRAGRDGKPAYCHLLMSSAENDKNELLKHIYANSIDRPIIRKLLQKVFIPCKCAPQSNDNMPLSRCNGHEVGIPIDSTVEELDLPSENIATLLCYVELHKKHYIKVLNNAYTMCKISSYGGPNKILEAAKTCPPLAMAYLIEGKKNNDVTKQSILEFNIIEVAAAIGWESGMTKYHIKNLEWITNNGAAKRSNLKVELHTLGYRIKAPGDLSATELDNVLDDLHKLVTNQERRALYQLEEIHNTFKQLCTYSCERMNFTEEVLQEKSDALKKVIDNYFERTETVAEMMVLEKRPINVEQVTSDVRALIATYKDCSFTGRSVARIFQGISSPNYPALVWGRCRYWRSHLSEDFNELVQIATRQIIQMKL